The DNA window actacacaatttttaattgtaattttaaaatgaaatattttaggCAAAAGGTATAAGAAACCACTGTGGTTTTTCAAATCATTCAAATATCACCCTAAAGAAAGAACAAATATAGCCTAAAAGTCAAAAAAACTGACCCTCATTCAACACCATTAGTAACGagtctaatttaatttcattaaataGTTAGAGTGAAGTATTtatactttaatatataaattaattataattaattattgaaaattatataggaattaaattgtaaattttattaattaagttatTATATAGGAGTAATTGattttctatatttatatttctatcagaatttatataatttctttaaaatttaactattttctttttttatttaatgtaattcatcgttttataattttaaaaataaaaaatatactaaaaataatttataagagCAATAAATCTCAATAATATGTATCTATTGACAAGAACTACTATAAGCTTTTACTTAACAACTAAACCTTGGCACACAAAAAAACAACTAAACCAAACGGACTCGTAATAGTCTTTGAAAATAACAGGTTACTTTAAAACAATAGATTTAAACAGGATTAATGGAAACAGAAAATGTTAGTTAAGCAATAAAGTAAAAAACCATATAAACATGTTAGTTTGATGAACATTTTAAACTTCAAAAACAGTGGGTTTTACTCAAAATTCAAGGTGGTTTGAGACAAGTAATAATTTTTCTGCAAATGTAGACATATCATTATTTGTTATGTTCACATTATGGTCAAGATTAATTAGACAAAGCTTGAGTTGATTAAGCGAGTAATTTGATGGATGATCATAAATAAAGCTATAGAATACACCTTTTAATTGATAGATCACCTGATTACATTTTTTCATAAGTATCTCTATCATACACTTAATATGACAAATCTCAAACTTGGGAGCAAATCATTACCATATTTAAATCTACTTGTTTTCTTGTTAATTCTTATATAATAAGCATGGTTTTTGAtgctttatttttaatgttataaCTGCAGAGGTTCAAatgtctaattttttaattgaggAGATTAATTAAATACCTAATATGTTATTTCAAAATTTGGGACTTCTCATCTGATAGTCatgtcaaattaattaataatgtttACATATtggtgataaaaaaaaaaaagacatcaaattcatgttgaaaaattattatctaaGCGGATCTATCAAGAATAAATATGAATACGATaaatcaaacattaaaaaataacaaaaataattttaaattttttaaacgtgtAATTGGTTTTCATCAATGCATCTTGCATATACCGGATCTAGACAAGAATCTCACGTAAGTGAGAGATATGTGTGTCATAATCCTGTTGGCTTAATATGTGTATTTTTCCACAACAAATATAGGTGAGTGTGGTAGCTAGGAGAAGTCGCATAATTAATCTGTATTGTCATCTGATGAGTTTCAAACTGAAACAGACagaattcataaaataattatataggCATTGTATCGGCTCAAAAACATGAACCGGCCAATTACCAAAACAGGACATATATGATGTATGCATTCTCATTCATTTTCCTTAAGCTTTAAACCAGCAAAGAGTTATTTGGGTCCTTTTATTTATATGTCGAAACTCGAAATTAATTAACTCGCacttaaccattttaataaattgaggATAATACTCTTTAGATTAACTACCGATAACGCAATGATAACATAACATAAGGACGAAACAATCTCACGAACATATAATATCACCAAGTCAAACAACAACCGGCATATTTCAGATAGATCTACCGAGATAAACATGCAGCTAGTCCAAAGAATATCTCGGCACACACCTGGCAGCTCATCCGATATATGTAAGTCGACTCAAAACCATTTCAAGGTAACCCAGATATTCCACTGGGCGATAACCGAACTATCATATTTGAGATAGCATAAGTATGCCTAACAACCTGAGGAGATCATAGAAAATTTGCTAACTCGCGAGTGTCCCCCGCGTTGCAAGCACTTGACACAACTCGAAGCCCAGCAAAATTTGCCACCTCAGCTAACAGAAAGTGGGAACTAAGGAAAGAAAATTTCAAACGGCCGCGCGGGTTGTTCTATATAAACCAAATTAAGTGCAAATCTTAAAGGTATTTTTTCATTCATCATTTTGACTCTACTCCTTTCTTTTCTCTGTTCTTTTCTCCACTAAACTGACTTGAGCGTTAGCGTTAAAGAGAACAGCCGGAGAACTCCTTCGGTGTTCCATCTGACCTTTGTGTTCTCTGTTGCACATGACCTTTTTTAGCTCGGAGACCTTTGTAATGCTTCAATGATTTAACAACTCTCAAATTGTATAAAATGAATGAGTTCAAAAATCTCGATAACTCAATTATGGAGTTGATATAAAAACAAAGAGTATTGTCCTAATTGATCTTGACGTACAAGTTCAGCATCGCGATATCCTTTATTTagctttaaattatataatttgtgTAAAATAGTACgttttggttcagtttgatattataaaaaagttaatttttcatttcggttaggttagattttgaatataaaatcttCAGTTATATTTTAATGCAACCGgactaaaaaaaatcaagtgaGTCTACTAGTTAgatctaaaaaataataattcttaaGAAATAATATTCaactttaaaaatgaaaataaaatgattttaatttttagtttgattcaaTTTAAACCGAATGTATATTCTTTGTTCCATTTTGTTTAACCGAAGAGGATATTAGTtagtttagaaaaaaaaaaaaaaaaaaagaggatatTAGTTATATTCATAATGATACTTCATTATATATGGTTAGACTTAGTTCTATTGTCAAAATCCCAAAACTAATGGCAATTGTACTTTCAAAATATACCTGGAATTTTCAACATGGTGTGACAGACTTAACGTCACAGTTTAATTTGTAGTGTGATGAGTAAAGTCCATTACCTACTTACCCACTCATAATATATACTTGAACATCAACGTTTTCAATGAGCTTTGAAAAAACTTCCCATTTCTGGCTAATTTCTAACTAATTTACTTAATTCGAATGGTAATTTGATAGATATTTATTGCTGTTATTGTTGCTATTGGTAAGTTTTAAAAGGATAAACCCATTTTCAGGTCTCTATACTATATTATTTTGGTTTATCAGGTCCCTCAATTTTTATTTGCCTTCTTCATGTCTTTAAACTTTCGTTTTTTGATTCATTAAGTCCTTTAAATTCTTAAACGGAGATCCGTTTAAAGAtcaaatgaaccaaaaaataaagatttagGGACCCAATGAACAAAAAAACGAAAATTTAGAGATCCAATGGaccaaaacataaaattttagaGGTTTGAGAAAGTCAAATAGAAATTGAGGAATCTAATGAACCAAAATCTTATAATTTAAAGACTCCAAAGTAGGTTTAGCCTTTTTAAAAGATATACAAACACCGGCGGagtcaaaaaaattaacttaaaatagCCAAATCGTAATATACCTCATATATGAGGAGTccatttttaaaagttagaaGAATCCAAAGTGTAATATAGTTCAACTTTATATACTGAtttcaactattttaaaaagttgaaaggggGGCCAAGGCCATCCCATTGCCTCCCCCCTCTTCATCCATGATTGGATATCAAtgcaaatacaaaaaataaagataataaaatatgatttttattgCTTGCACGGGTTTGATTTAATGATCTAAACTCCAGTTATGTAAAcgtcaaggtcgtgggttcaaattgTATCTAcgcccatttttaaaaaaactgaatGGTTGGAGCTGAGCTGTTAGCCATTATAGCCCGAATTTGACAGATATGTGGGCTTGCGATCAGTCCAAATTCCGAATTTGACAATGATCTTGACTTTCGACTCAGGAGAATGAGTGCTCGTCACCAAAAAAATGATACAACTTTTATTTAGATTCTAGTTTGTTACTATAATTCATCAGTAAATCTATTATTTGATGTTACACTAATTAGAAATgtgaaaattatcaaattactaaatttaaaataacaattaaagtAAGAGaacaattgttttttaaaagtgAAAGTATTTGATAtggttaaaattaatattaagggttaaaatgaaaatttatacaCCAACTTtaacctaatttgcaattacaacataaacttttaaacttgacAATGTCGGTAATGAACTTTAcccttttggcaaatcgattcACCGATTATTTTCCGGTGCTGAGTTGGAAGCCGGAAAGAACACGTACACTGACACAATGAATTTCAGTATTTGCCACGTAATTTGGCACGTTTGCAAatgaaatcacaaactttagcgtaatttgcaattacaacactaattttaaagttttaacaaaaacaggcatcaatttttattttttggcaaatcgaaACACCGTTTATTGTCTAACTTGTCAGCCTACGTGGCAATTCCGACTTCCAACTCAGCTGAAATGTCCGTGAAGAATatcggtgtatcgatttgccaaaagtgcaaAGTTCTTTACCGACATTgtcaagtttaaaagtttatgttataattgcaaattagatcaaagttggtgtatgaatttgcatttaatccTAATATTAAATTACggaataaattatatataaagaaaaaactGAAGTCTGATATAGGATAAAACTGAAACCAACTGTTAAGAGTTCAGAATTTTTGTGATAATTAAATCTTGCATTCATACTTAAAATTTTaagcttttaaaattaattttatcgaTGATTAATTATTGATTAAGAAGTTTTTCTAAATTCTGACAACATGTTGAATATTTGCTATCAACTACTTGGCTGTGGATAATTTCAACTCTATCCTGATgaatgataaagttatgatcaGCTGTTTCATCTGATGCcctatttcataaaaaaaaaattgatgaatttcAGGCATTACATTTTTAGTCActaaacttttatattatttgagtttagtcttaaaactttaatttattgtaatttagccattaAACTTTAAACTTATAAACAACttgtgagttttttttaaagatttcaTCCTAACTAATTAAATCTATTGAAAAACTTAAATAGATTTTCAgcgaattaattaaattgagataaaattacaatttcaaaaaaaattagctagatttcaaaaagtcaaaaaagtttatttttttatactaagttaccaatgagttatagttTAAATGTCATTTTACTAAATCATGAATTCAATTTCCTCCACAAACGCTTCACCTcttcaataatataaaaaaaataacagagAAATTTATTGACTCCAAATATTTAATATGGAAaaccatatttttattatttaacaacAGAATACATGATCCATCCCTTTGAAGTATTAATTCATCATctcatatattttaattctaatattACTAGTAGTTGACTAGTGTAAACTCTAAAGgattcataatcatcatcatatACATCAGCAAAGACCTAATTATCTGTTCTTGTAAAGTTAGgactatataatataatatcacTAAACTCTATAAACCAAAGTCAATTTTACAAAAACtacattataatatttttgttcttCATAGAAAATTAAaggttatttaattaattatctcaTAAAGAAGGCCACATATGATAAACTTCTGGCTTCATCGGAATCTCAATCTCATACTGAAAATTCTCAGGTTCATCATTTTTGGATGCATCTTCTAACCCTAACTCGTTCTCCAAGTAACGTAGCCACTTACTATTATCAACTTCACCACCTTTATACGCTTCTTCACcaatattattgttattattattattcgtgATCGATACGGAAGTATTTAATCCATCTAACATGTTCCAAAAATCCAAATCGGACTCGAACGGAATCTCGAGCTCATCTTCAGCTGTAATTTCTTCACCGAATGGCTCTGTGAAGTTGAAAAGTGGCTCACTGTTTTTAGACTGGTTATGTATATTGGAGTTAATGGATGAAGTTGATGAGGTTGACAATTCTTTAGGTTTTTTCTTGGTGACTGAATCTGCATGATGATCGTTTGTTTTACCAGAAGACATGATTGTGcatgatgaagaagatgatgaagatgTTGTAGTTGAAGATTCGTATTTACTATTACAAGATTTATCGTCTTTGAATGATAATCTTTTCTTTAAATGTGTGTTCCATACGTTCTTGATCTCATTGTCTGTTCTGCCCGGTAAATGGGTTGCAATTTTTGACCacctgaaaaaataaaattaatataatgatTTATGTGTAACACGGAAACGAAAATACTGAAAcgaaaacaaattgaaataaatatcgCATAATTTATGAGAATAGATACAAATTTAGAGTTTTTAAGTTTCACAagcatttttatttatttgtttaaaattaaacggaaaaacataaaactcatcaaacaaaaacaataatgatAATTGAGGAATTTTACTTGTTTCCCAAAGTTTGGTGCAATTGAATTACGGTGTCCTCTTCTTCTTTGGTGAAATTCCCTCGCTTTACGTCTGGTCTTAGGTAATTAATCCATCTCAAACGACAGCTTTTCCCGCATCTTAGCAACCCTACAAAACCtccatcaattttatttttatttttatttataacaaacCAAACTATAGCTTAATATCCATCTTTCAACCACCTTGACatcgaaattttaattttttttcttcacatTTTCATGAAATTACAAAGAAATTAATAGCcataaaaaaatccaatttcCGTGTTAGGTTCGTCATGTTATTTAGCTctattcaacatttaaatcgtAAACGACATGGTGGATAAAGTCTATACAAAAAAAAAGCGTAAAATCGTATATGTAATTCTAGTGTAACTGTTTACGTTTGTAATATTACTGTATAGTCTGAATTGTATGTCATTATGTCAACAAAATATACTTTTCATAGGCCGTTAATTACAACATTTCTTTTcttgattctttttttttttaatttagcatCATCTTCTTGAATATATCACAacaaattgcggaaaaatccattataatattatattgagtGAGTTCCAAATAtgtattttcaataaaaaaaaatcttatatcATAAGggttttctaaaaaaataaattaaaatatacccATAGTATGCAACGGctgtatataaaataaacaaaacagtATTTATTTCATTGACGGTTTAAGCATGTACAGATAGTGATTTAAAAATTAGCTAAATAATGTATAGTTTATACCAAAAATGGGAGATACGAGTGATTCTCTAAATCaagattaaaaattaatgatGAATGTATGCTAATGCTGATAGCCTAATTCTATGCTGGCATTtctatatatatgtaaaataaataatttctatATAGACTTTGTGAATAATCAATCATACTATAACGCATCATTAAAACGATGTTCgttatataatttaatcaattaaatttttcaaatatatattcaaTAACATATAATAACGTAATTGGTTTTATTAACGGATTTTCGAGTGTTTATCAAATAAACAAACAGCATTACTGATAGTGAGACAGTTGATTAGTTCCCCAGAtactaaacgtttcaaacttgACATCTTAATATCTTAATGTTATGGTCAACACTCAATATAAACTCCTATTTTCCTCTAAAAAAGttgatttcaaaatttcaaatggTTTAATTGTTTCCGCTTCAAATTCAATCGACATTCGCatacataaataaatttaaaataaaattactatcaGAGTCTCATCGGGTCTAACAGGTCGAGCTTTCAGACGAATCGAGAAGtaataagatataaaaaaattatataaagtgAAGAAACTGACCAGCTTGTTTAGGGAGAGCCCTCCAATTTTCATGGCCATGTTTCTGAATAAAAGTGATGAGCCTTAAATCTTCAGCAGGGCTCCATGGACCTTTTTTTACTTGACTCTTATCACAGCATGGTGCTCTTCCTTTCCCCattattctttattttctttaattaactttttttggGTTAATCACTCACTaattagagagagagagagagattaAAATGATTAGTGTGGTGTGTTTTATATAGGAAATCTtagtgagagagagagagagagaagccTCAAGGTGCATGCCATAAAGTTTGATGCTAAATGAAGCAATAAATAGAAGGAGATCCACAACAGATttcttattatcttttttttttctagtaaagagtattatttaaaatgtaaagTTTAATAATAATGTAATTTGCCATTGGAATatagtatattttattaaagCTTAAATAGTAAACTACAGCTATATATAATTTAGGGACGTTTTTATCTAAACCCGGTTCATAAAAATTCATGGACCTATCCgtgttagagaaatgagaaaaaagaaaaaataatgagaaaaaaaaaaagaaaattgtgtTAGATTTTCTAACAATTTATTGGATAGGTGCACGAAAAATTTATGTACCggaattgatatttttattcaaaGGTTTAGAGTGGaaatgttttttaatatttaaattttaaagtacCTTATGGTACGATACTTTACTAACAACTGGTCAACCTGGGATCATAAGTTTTGGCTAattacaaataataattttttggttATTCTTTTTTAGGACGAGGGGatgaaaaattgaattttttttttatgacaaTTGAACTTAAAACTCCTATAATCGAATTACAATGTCCCTACCCTAGAATATGGCATATGAGGACATATTTTTAGAAGTGGCTCTCCTCATGTTCAAATTTATtatctttaaatattatttttttaacacataaatttatgcatacaaacaaaaacaaaaattatttttgttaaaaaaaaattacttatttcaaatttttaaaattatcgattttatctcaatttttaattttagttgtgttaatttttctaaatcggagttttttactttgaaaaatttaaatatatctttCATATTTGATAAATAGCCTACATAAGCCATTATTGTTTTAAAGAAGTACTAGACATCGAGACTAtgtgttaaaaatgaaggatatATATAACTCTTTAAGtagaaaaatttcaaattgaataaaataggtatgattaaactgaaaattaaaaataaaataaaattaataattttaaaaatttgacatGTAGAcgaattaaagtaaaaaatgtAGGATACTTTTAgataattaaacctaattttattAGTAAAGTATGCCTTGGGCACCATCAAAAGTTTTTAACattcatattataattatatgtagattttaaatttattagatataaattttatgaatttaaaaactCTACCGTTTGCATTGATTTTACATTAATAATTCCATAAGGATAATTTCCAACCAATAAGATATTTAAACAAATCATCACTCTTAAAAACAACAATAGACTTTAACTTTTTCATATAGGG is part of the Mercurialis annua linkage group LG3, ddMerAnnu1.2, whole genome shotgun sequence genome and encodes:
- the LOC126671687 gene encoding transcription factor MYB63, translated to MGKGRAPCCDKSQVKKGPWSPAEDLRLITFIQKHGHENWRALPKQAGLLRCGKSCRLRWINYLRPDVKRGNFTKEEEDTVIQLHQTLGNKWSKIATHLPGRTDNEIKNVWNTHLKKRLSFKDDKSCNSKYESSTTTSSSSSSSCTIMSSGKTNDHHADSVTKKKPKELSTSSTSSINSNIHNQSKNSEPLFNFTEPFGEEITAEDELEIPFESDLDFWNMLDGLNTSVSITNNNNNNNIGEEAYKGGEVDNSKWLRYLENELGLEDASKNDEPENFQYEIEIPMKPEVYHMWPSL